The Chloroflexota bacterium genome contains the following window.
GGACGCGTTGCTGGTGCTCGGCCCCGCGCAGCACAACCCGGCCATGACCTACCTCACCGGCGGTGCACACCTCACAAGCGCGGTGCTGATCAAGCCGCGCGGCGGCGAACCCACCCTGTTCTACAACCCGATGGAGCGCGACGAAGCCGCCAAAACTGGCCTGCCCACCCGCAATCTGGCCGATTTCCCCTGGAGCCAGTATCTGCGGGAAGCCGACGGCGACGAAAGCCTCGCACAGGCCCTGCGGTTGCAGGCCCTTTTGGAAACCGCCAACCTCACCCGCGGGCGCTTAGGCGTAACCGGCAGAGTGGAACTCGGGCCTGCATACAGCACGCTTCAAGCGCTGCAAAGCCTGCTGCCCGATTTGGAAATCGACGGCAAAGCCGCCCACGACGCGCTGCTTGCCACCCGCCGCACCAAATCCGACGACGAAATCGCCCACATCCGCCGCATGGGGCAGATTACCACCGAAGTCGTCGGGAGGGTGGCCGACTTCCTCAGCAGCCAGCACGGCAAAGACGGCCTGCTGGTCAAGGCCGACGGCCAGCCCGTCACCATCGGCGAGGTGAAGAGGCTGATCAACCGCTGGCTGGCCGAACTGGGCGCGGAAAACCCCGAAGGCACCATTTTTGCCCAGGGGCGCGACGCGGGCGTGCCCCACAGCACAGGCGACGACAACGCGCCCCTGCGGCTGGGAAGCCCCATCGTGTTCGATATTTTCCCCTGCGAAGCGGGCGGCGGCTATTTCTATGATTTCACCCGCACGTGGTGCCTCGGCTACGCGCCCGACGACGCCCAGGCGCTTTACGAAGACGTACTCACGGTGCATCAGCAAATCATGGCCGAACTGCGCCCCAACGGCCTGTGCCGCAACCTGCAACGCCGTACGTGCGAACTGTTCGAAGCCCACGGCCACCCCACCAGTTGCCGCCAGGCCAACCTGCAGGAAGGCTACGTCCACAGCCTGGGGCACGGCCTGGGGCTGGACGTCCACGAAGCACCCTGGTTCCGCGCCAGCGAAACCAACACCGACCGGCTGGAGCCCGGCGTGGTCTTCACCGTCGAGCCAGGCTTGTATTATCCGGAGCGCGGCCTGGGCTGTCGGCTGGAAGACACTGTTTGGGCGCGGCCCGATGGCACGTTCGAAGTGCTGGCCGACTTCCCGCTGGATTTGGTGTTGCCGGTGAAGGGGTAGCAGGTTGCAAGTGGCAGGTTGCAGGTTGCAGGTTGCAAAGGGCAGGTTGCAAGTGGCAAAATGCGAGTAGCGAATGATGACCCGAATCCTGGCAATTGAAACCTCGTGCGATGAAACCGCCGCCGCGGTGGTGGAAGACGGCCGCCGTGTGGTGAGCAACGTCGTGGCCTCGCAAATCGAAATTCACGCCCGCTATGGCGGCGTGTTTCCCGAGGTGGCCTCGCGGCAACACGTGCTCGCCATCGTGCCCGTAGCCGAACAGGCCCTGCAGGAAGCCCACCTCACCCCCGCCGAGGTCGACGCCATCGCCGTCACTCGCGGCCCCGGCCTGCCCGGCTCGCTGGCCGTCGGCATCAACTTCGCCAAAGGGCTGGCGCTGGCTTCTGGCACCCCGCTGATCGGCATCAACCACCTGGAAGGCCATATCTACGGCGCATGGCTATACGAAGGCGAGGAGGCACCCCCACCGCCCGCCTTCCCCGTGCTGGCGCTGCTGGTTTCCGGCGGGCACACCGAACTCGTCTTCATGGAAGACCACCTGCACTACCGGCGGCTGGGCAGCACCCGCGACGATGCTGCGGGCGAAGCCTTCGACAAAGTCGCCCGCCTGTTAGGGCTGGGCTACCCCGGCGGCCCGGCCATCCAGAAAGCCGCCGAAAACGGCGACCCCGCCGCCTTCGCTTTCACCCGCCCCTGGCTGAAAGACACCTGGGATTTTTCCTTCAGCGGCCTGAAAACCGCGGTGCTGCGCGCCGTCCGGGAAATCGAAGCCGCAGGCAAGCCCTTGCCCGTGGCACACCTCGCCGCCAGTTTCCAGGCCACCGTGGTCGATGTGCTCGTCGGTAAAACGCTCAAAGCCGCCGAAGCCCTGGGGGCCAGGAGCATCGTGGTCGCCGGCGGCGTCTCGGCCAACCGCCTGCTGCGGGAACGCATCACCGCCGAATCTCCCGTGCCCGTGCACATCCCCCCGCTGCGCTACTGCACCGACAACGCCGCCATGATCGCCGCCGCGGGCTATCAGCGCTTCACCGCAGGGCAAAGGGATGGGCTGGATTTTGACTTGATGCCGCGATGGGCAATTGCGTGACATCTTTTGCGATTCAGAATTAGCGATTTAGGATTTGCGCTTCATTCCCCAAAGCCAACACCTCAATACCCGAACACTCTAATACCTCAATTCCTCCAAACACCCAGGCAACAAGCGACCAAGTAACCAGGTAACGCCCTCCCATGTCCTTCGTTCACCTCCACGTCCACTCCGAATACTCCCTCCTCGACGGCCTGCCCAAAGTCCAGGCCTTAGCCCACGCGGCAGCAGAAATGGGCATGCCTGCCCTGGCCCTCACCGACCACGGCGTGATGTACGGCGCCGTAGAGTTCTACAAGGCCGCCAAAGCCGCCGGCATCAAGCCCATCCTGGGCATCGAAGCCTACATGGCCGCCCGCCGCATGACCGACCGCACGCGCGCAGACAAAAAATCGTCGCACATCCTGCTGCTGGCCCAGAACGAAACCGGCTACAAAAACCTGCTCAAACTCGCCAGCGCCGCCCAACTGGAAGGTTTTTACTACTACCCGCGCATCGACCACGAAATGCTTGCCGAGCACAACGAAGGCCTGATTGCCACCACCGGTTGCCTTTCCGCTGAAATTCCGCGGGCCCTGCGAGCGGGCAAGGAAGAGGAAGCCCGCCGAAAACTCGCCTGGTACGTCGACGTTTTCGGTCGCGAGCGCTTCTTCGTGGAACTGCAAACGCACCAGATTCCTGAATTGGAAACCGTCAACCGCGCCCTCATTGACCTGGCGCGGGAATTCGGCCTCAAACTCATCGCCACCAACGACGTCCATTATCTCAAGCCCGAAGACGCCCGCCTGCAAGACGTCCTCATCGCCATCCAGACCGGCAAATTGCTCAACGACCCCAAGCGGATGCGGATGACCGACAACACCTATTACCTGCGTCCGCCGGAAGAAATGGCCGCCCTCTTCGCCGAGGTGCCAGAAGCCATCAGCAATACACTGCTGGTTGCCGAAATGTGCGATGTGCACCTGCGTTTCGCCGACGCCAGCAACCCCGAAGACAAAACCGGCTACAAACTGCCACGCTTTGAGGTACCCGAAGGCCACACCGCCGAAACCTACCTCCGACACCTGTGCGAGCAAGGCCTGCAAGAGCGCTACGGCGAGCGTGCCGACAGCCCCGAAGTGCGCGAGCGCCTGGAACACGAACTCGGCATCATCCACAAAATGGGATTCGATGCCTACTTCCTCATCGTGTGGGACCTGGTCAAGCACGCCCGCGAAGAAGGCATCTGGTACAACGCCCGCGGCTCGGCGGCCGGTTCCATCGTGGCCTATGCCCTGCGCATTACCATGGTGGACCCCCTGGAACACGGGCTGATCTTCGAGCGTTTCCTCAACCCCGGCCGTATCTCCATGCCCGACATTGACCTCGACTTCCCCGACGACCGCCGCGACGAAATGATGCGCTACTGCGCGGTCAAATACGGCGAAGACAAAGTCGCCCAAATCATTACCTTCGGCACCATGAAAGCCCGCGCCGCCGTGCGCGACGTCGGCCGGGTGATGGACATCCCTCTCAGCGAAGTCGACAAAGTCGCCAAACTCATTCCCAACGTGCCCGGCAAGCCGGTTTCCCTCGACGATGTCCTCGGCTTCTCGGCGCAAAGGGAATCCGACCCCAAGAAGCGGAAAGACAAAGAAAAACTCGTCGTGCCCGAACTGGTAGCGCGCTACAAGCAGGAAGACTACATCCGGGAACTGCTCGACACCGCCCGGGCCATGGAAGGGGTGGTGCGCAACGTCGGCACCCACGCCGCGGGCGTCATCATCACCGATGAGCCGATCACCGAATACGTCCCCCTCCATCGCCCCACCAGCAACGACGACAGCCTGCCCATCCAGAAAATCACACAATACGAAATGTCCATTCTGGAATCCCTGGGGCTGCTGAAAGTGGACTTCCTGGGGCTGGCAACCCTCACCGTGATGGCGCGGGCATGCAAACTCATCGAAGCGCGTCACGGTATCCATTTCGACCTTTCCAATATCCCCACCGACGACCCGGCCTCTTACGAACTGCTGGGCAAAGGCGAAACGGCAGGCGTTTTCCAGGTGGAAGGCCAGGGCATGAGCCGCTACCTGATGGAGATGAAGCCCAAAGAACTCTCGCACGTCATCGCCATGATCGCTCTCTACCGCCCGGGGCCGCTGGAATTCATCCCCTCTTACATTCGCCGGATGCACGGCGAAGAACAACCCACCTACCGCCACCCCAAATTGGAACCCATCTTCAAGGAAACCTACGGTATTCCGGTTTACCAGGAACAGATCATGTTTGCGGCAATGGAACTGGCAGGCTACAGCGCTTCAGAAGCCGACGACCTGCGGAAAGCCATTGCCAAGAAAAAGGTCAAAAAACTCGAAAAACACAACAAGAAATTCATCGAAGGAGCCGTCGAACGCGGTATCCCTCGTGAAACGGCCACAGCCATTTTC
Protein-coding sequences here:
- a CDS encoding aminopeptidase P family protein, whose amino-acid sequence is MGRALRRRVGLAATWASADPVVGLPAGRGLRGAGSLAVARRAQPETVVNPGALKPGTWPTHSPFSSPGEDLMRTDLDAFLETHNLDALLVLGPAQHNPAMTYLTGGAHLTSAVLIKPRGGEPTLFYNPMERDEAAKTGLPTRNLADFPWSQYLREADGDESLAQALRLQALLETANLTRGRLGVTGRVELGPAYSTLQALQSLLPDLEIDGKAAHDALLATRRTKSDDEIAHIRRMGQITTEVVGRVADFLSSQHGKDGLLVKADGQPVTIGEVKRLINRWLAELGAENPEGTIFAQGRDAGVPHSTGDDNAPLRLGSPIVFDIFPCEAGGGYFYDFTRTWCLGYAPDDAQALYEDVLTVHQQIMAELRPNGLCRNLQRRTCELFEAHGHPTSCRQANLQEGYVHSLGHGLGLDVHEAPWFRASETNTDRLEPGVVFTVEPGLYYPERGLGCRLEDTVWARPDGTFEVLADFPLDLVLPVKG
- a CDS encoding DNA polymerase III subunit alpha gives rise to the protein MSFVHLHVHSEYSLLDGLPKVQALAHAAAEMGMPALALTDHGVMYGAVEFYKAAKAAGIKPILGIEAYMAARRMTDRTRADKKSSHILLLAQNETGYKNLLKLASAAQLEGFYYYPRIDHEMLAEHNEGLIATTGCLSAEIPRALRAGKEEEARRKLAWYVDVFGRERFFVELQTHQIPELETVNRALIDLAREFGLKLIATNDVHYLKPEDARLQDVLIAIQTGKLLNDPKRMRMTDNTYYLRPPEEMAALFAEVPEAISNTLLVAEMCDVHLRFADASNPEDKTGYKLPRFEVPEGHTAETYLRHLCEQGLQERYGERADSPEVRERLEHELGIIHKMGFDAYFLIVWDLVKHAREEGIWYNARGSAAGSIVAYALRITMVDPLEHGLIFERFLNPGRISMPDIDLDFPDDRRDEMMRYCAVKYGEDKVAQIITFGTMKARAAVRDVGRVMDIPLSEVDKVAKLIPNVPGKPVSLDDVLGFSAQRESDPKKRKDKEKLVVPELVARYKQEDYIRELLDTARAMEGVVRNVGTHAAGVIITDEPITEYVPLHRPTSNDDSLPIQKITQYEMSILESLGLLKVDFLGLATLTVMARACKLIEARHGIHFDLSNIPTDDPASYELLGKGETAGVFQVEGQGMSRYLMEMKPKELSHVIAMIALYRPGPLEFIPSYIRRMHGEEQPTYRHPKLEPIFKETYGIPVYQEQIMFAAMELAGYSASEADDLRKAIAKKKVKKLEKHNKKFIEGAVERGIPRETATAIFDDWLEFARYGFNKSHAADYGVIAVQTAYLKAHYPAEYMTALMSVVKHDTDKIAFYVADCQRMGITVLPPSVNASGWDFLIEDHEGQPAIRYALGAIKNVGKAPVEAILEARGDRPFADLTDFVYRTDLRKVTRRALESLIKAGALDDFGDRQALLATLDDMMAINAAHFRAKEAGQFSLFGPETGLRQPVRLREPEYREDRLGVLAWEKELTGTYLSEHPLAPVREVLCKAITHTSQQLGGLPPHSRVWVGGMITGRRTTRTKKGDEMGFAALEDLEGHIELVLFPQAWAQFAGLLDIGKVVLVYGRVDTYGGSPKILVERVETDLHLITTQEGKVVGVKRPVVARPNGGKKRKTSPRNGNGKGKGKQRGKAKAASRQARPTEPPPPPEAFPEAWETTTAPPPPTDLREDDALPLAVAEPAAAYAASSAKATATTPPSPPPPAEPTSPPPPSPPPSTAAASPTAAPDAPTKTAPPSAAP
- the tsaD gene encoding tRNA (adenosine(37)-N6)-threonylcarbamoyltransferase complex transferase subunit TsaD, with the translated sequence MTRILAIETSCDETAAAVVEDGRRVVSNVVASQIEIHARYGGVFPEVASRQHVLAIVPVAEQALQEAHLTPAEVDAIAVTRGPGLPGSLAVGINFAKGLALASGTPLIGINHLEGHIYGAWLYEGEEAPPPPAFPVLALLVSGGHTELVFMEDHLHYRRLGSTRDDAAGEAFDKVARLLGLGYPGGPAIQKAAENGDPAAFAFTRPWLKDTWDFSFSGLKTAVLRAVREIEAAGKPLPVAHLAASFQATVVDVLVGKTLKAAEALGARSIVVAGGVSANRLLRERITAESPVPVHIPPLRYCTDNAAMIAAAGYQRFTAGQRDGLDFDLMPRWAIA